The sequence CGATCGCAGTTCGTTATGGCTCTTCGTAGATATCGCGCCGATGCCCTACCTTAATGATTCTGACCACCAAAGCCATTTCCTCAATGCTGTAGATCACCCGGTAGTCGCCTAAACGCACTCGATATTGGCTTTGCCGTCCCTTGAGTTTCTTGCAGCCCGGTGGTCTGGGGTCTTGCGATAACCGCTCAATGAGTGCAATTAATTCTCGTTGCACAGCCCCTGGCAGTTTCTTCAGTTGCCTTTTAGCAGCGGGCTTGAGCAGAATTTCGTAGCTCACTGTAAACCAAGCTCTTGCTTGAGACTGGCTAAGGAAATTTCGCCCGATTCCTCTAGAGCTACATCGGCATCAAAGCCGTCGATTTCGTCTTCAATCGCCTCTAGGGTAGGCTCTAAGTCGGCACCGTACTTAAATTGCAGATACTGCAAAAAGTGATACAGCTCATCCAGTGCCGGGCGCGGCAGCGGTGGAATGTCTAAGCTGACAGATTCAGTGAGCGGCAAAGTAGTCATGGCTTGCCTAGAAAGTCGTTCGTTAAGACCCTCCTATCGTAGCGAATCAGCCGTCGATACCGATTAGCGCATAATGGAAAAGAGCTACCATCGCGTTACTCAACCCATGGCAGACCCCGTCACCATTGCAGACATTTACGCCCTGTTTGAAGCTTCCCGAGCCGAAGCTGATCGGCGTGCTGCCGAAGCTGAACAACGCATGCAGCGGTTAGAACGCGTTGCGGTTAACACCAGCTATGAGGTGGCAGGGCTAACTACTCGCTGGGATCAGTTTGTTGAAAAAGCAGGGGCTGTTTGTAATTAAGCAGATGGGCGACACAGTGGCGATCGCCAACGACACCACTTTTCAACCCACCGCCTGGTAGCGCAATCAATCCTTGGTGCTGACGATCATGGCTGGAGAAACTGACCTGACCCAACTACTCAAAACCATGCAGCCCAGGCTGCGAGAGGGAGAGTACGTGTTTTGCACTCTGCCCAACACCATCCTCTACCCGCCTCACCTCGACCCCGTAGGCTATTTCAAAGAAGACGAAGGGCTGACGCTGATGGTGCTCAAGCCCCAGGCTGATGCAGCAGGGCTATCCTACACAGCCGTTTTCGCTCTGATCACCCTAGCGGTGCACTCTAGCCTGGAGGCAGTGGGGTTTATGGCGGCGATCGCAACCCACTTGGCCAGCCACGGCATCAGCGTCAACCCGGTGTCGGCGTTTTACCACGACCACCTGTTTGTGCCCGTCAAAGATGCTGATCGGGCGATCGCGCTGTTGCAATCCCTTACCGACTCAGCTTGCTCTCAATCACCCGCTTGATGCCCGTCTCTACATTCAGCCAGGCGGCATCGCGGTTTTCCCACTGCACCACTGGTTCCCCGTTTTGCGGTAGCCAGCTGAGCTTGTTAAAGGGCGTCCCCCGCCAGTCTACCGGGCGCAGAATGATCGGGATGACTCTGGCCTCGCCTGCCTCGTGACGCTCCATGGCCCGCGTCATTTCGATGTCGTAGCAGTAGTCGGAGGCGATGAAGTCAGCGCTTACCAACAGCAAAATGATGTCGGCTCGGTTGAGGTTGTCGTCGATTTCGCCCGCCCAGTCGTCGCCGGGTAAAATGCGGCGATCGTGCCAGGGCTGAATGAGCCCCTGCCGCTGAAGCAACTTCAGGTGGGTTTCGAGCTGTTCGCGTAGCAGATCGTCTTTGTGAGAATAGCTGAAGAAGAGGCGCAGGGCCTGGCTGTGGCGTTCCATTGCGGTGGTGAGTGGGCGGGTGCCCTCCAAATCTACCCCATTGAGCAAGTCGCGCACGGTGAGGGTGAGCAAGCCATCCCCGGTGAATACATCAAAGCTGGTCTGCCGATGCTCCTCGCGCACCAGCAGCTCTTTGTAATCGACTGCCACCGCCGGGTGACCCGGCACCGGCACCAGCTCTTTGGGGGTGAACTTAAAGCTGCGGTGGATGCGCTCAAAGTCGGAGCGAATTACCGCCAGCAGCCTGCGTCGACTGGCCCCTGGCCCCGCCACGCTGATGGAAACGCAGCGATCTTGGGGGTCGGCTTTAACCAGGGCGCGGTTGCCCTCAAAGGTGAGAATGACGCCAGTACGCCAGCGCAACTGGTGCTCGCTCAGCACGTGGGTACGCACAATGAAGCGGGGCAGCAACCCCTCGGGCAAAATCGGGTATTCGTAGCGAAAGTTAAGGCACTCGGCGGGGTCAAACTCGGCAGCGGCGGCGGGCTGCTGCTTGTCGAGCAGGTCAGGAATCAGGTAGCGGTGTTCGTCTTCTTCAAACCGAAAGCACAGCTCAAATTTGCGCATTAGCTCTAGCAAAAAGCCGTGGCGCTCGGCGGGGTAGTTTTGGGGGTCTAAATTGCGACTGAGGCTGGCGGCTTCGAGTTCGCCTTTGGTGTGGGCCAGCTCGTCGGCGTTGAGCAGGGTGTAAATGCCGTTGGTGACCCAATGGGGGTTGAGTACGTGGGTATCGCGTAGGCGAGGGTCGTCTTTGTAGTTGAGGGCAATGCCGAGGCTGTGGAGATGCACGGCGAGGGAGTCTTGCGCTCCATAGTCGGTTTCGCCATCGGCTTGGCAGATATCGCGGTACTGCTCAAAGGAGATATAGTTTGCTTTCATGTCGGCCAAGCGATCTTTGATGGTGACCCAACTAGCGGGGAATGGATCTCGCAGGTGTTCTAGGGCGTCGGTTTCTCGCTCAATGGCGACGCGAAGGTGATCGATACCCTGTCCGGTTTCGCAATCGGTGGCAATGAACTCGCGGATGTTGGGAAATTTTTGTTGCAAGGCCCCCCGGTTGACATCGAAGGGGTGCTCTTGAATTTTGTTGAGTACGACGATAATAGGAGAGCTGCCGCCAAAGCTTTGGATCAGTTCTAGCCAGTACTCAGCATCGGCATCTTCATGGCCTTGTCGACCATTGAGAACAAGCAGATAGAGGCTGCGCTCGGTGAGAAAGAACTGGTGGGTGGAGTGCATAATCTCTTGACCACCAAAATCCCAAACGTGGAGCTTGATGTCCTCAGAGCCATTAAGGCACATGGGCCACTTGGTAATTTGAATACCCTCTGTTTTAGCCGATTTTGGATCAAAGCTTTTATGAATTAAGCGATTGACTAGAGAAGTTTTGCCGACTGTACCAAACCCGACCAGAATCAATTTAGCTTCATTTAGCGGGGTAAGCTCCGCCAAAACTCGAAAATAGTAGTTCAGAATATCTTGGGCATTTGCAGCCTTTTCTCCACGAACAACTTCGCTCCAAGTCGGGCCAAGCACTTCAATCGATAACCTTAGGTACTTATTACTATGAAGATAAAGCTCTGTTAGATTAGTAAGGTAGATTAATTCCTTCGGCATTCTCGTCAATTTATTGTGTGCAAGATAAAGCTTCCTTAAATTAGCGAGCTGACCCAACTCTTTAGGTATCGTAGTGAGCCGATTTCGGTCGAGAGAAAGTACTGTCAAATTGACAAGATTTCCCAACTCTTTAGGTATAGTATTTAGCCGATTTTGGTCGACAGAAAGTACTGTCAAACTGACAAGGTTTCCTAACTCCTTTGGTATCGTATTTAGTCGATTTTGATCTAGAAAAAGGATCGTTAAATTAGTGAGTTGCCCTAGGCTCTCTGGAATCTTCACCAGTTGATTCCGAGAGAGGTAAAGCGCCGTTAGATTGACAAGTTGGCCTATGCTTTCTGGTACAAATGTTAATTTTGAACCAGACAAGTCAAGCTCAGTTATGCCTCCTTCTAATGCTTCTTGAATCAGGCGTTCTACATTGGGCCATTCCCCCTCTGGCACGATCGCATCCACATCCACCCCCAACACCCCAGCGATCGCCCTCACACTCTCCCCACTTACCTGCTTCCCCCGCTCCGGGTGAAACAACCGGCTCACCGTGTCGGCACTCACCCCCGCCTGCTCGGCGATCGCCGCAAACGTCCATCCCCGCTCCGCCTTCGCCGCCTGTAGCAACTCCAACCCCTCCGGGCTAGCGAGAAAACCGCGCGATTGAGACGACATAGGCGTTGGCGACAAAGAGAGCTTTGTTCAAGGGTATCCGGCCATTCCAGAAACCGCGACATCTAGATTTTGGGTAGGGTGTGTTCGCGGCCCCGATCAATCAAGCCATCCAGCCAAAGCCCTCCGCTAGGCCGCAACGCACCGCTGACCCATGGCATTCTCCCTATCGTGAGCGGTGCATCGAGGCGATCGGCACCGGGCAAGCCACTGGTCACTAGCGCAGATGCACCCTACAGCTCTGGAGGCAACCGATCGAGCACGTTAGTCGATGCAGCCAAGGCCTTTGGCTATGAAGCCGCTGTGGCTGGGCAAAATTCGCCCCACAGCGCAGATCGTTGGAAGACTATTGCGGGGCTGTGGGAAAGCGCGATCGCCCGATTGAACAATATCCCGATCGACGACCCAGGCTACGGCGAAGCCCAAACCCTGCTGGCCCAGTATCAAAGCAACCTTGGCACGGTGCGCGAAAATGCCGCCAAAGAAGAGGCCTCTGCCCGAGCCCTGACAAGCGCTAACAATAAGAGCACTCGCATGCTGGCCCAAAACCTAGAGCGCTTAGAGCGCAATCAAATCGCTAGTTTGCTGCAAGACATTATCAACGATCTCGAAGCTGTGCAGCCCAACACCACCAGCTATGCTCGGGCGACCGAAATGCTCAAGTCTGCCAACCAAAAACTGGCTCAGCTCCAATAAGAGAGCTGAGTGCTGCTGTAAGCTTTGGTTGCTGACGAGGGGACAGCCGGGACGGCTATCCTGACCAAACTGGCTACAGCTATATTCTGTGACGTTTTGCGATCGCCCTAGCCAAAATAGTCTGGCTCGTTGCCAGGAGTCCACTTAATGTTGCAGCCAATACTGGGCTTTTGATGGCCGGGCATAGCCTTGGCGGCCAGCACCGCATCTAGCGCCGCCCGCAGGTCGTGGCCCGTCACCGGTACATCGTTGCCGGGGCGGCTGTCGTCGAGCTGCCCTCGGTAGGCCAGGGTTTTAGCCTGGTCAAACACAAAAAAGTCGGGTGTGCAGGCGGCGGTGTAAGCCTTGGCGATCGCCTGGGTTTCATCAAAGCAGTAGGGAAACGTAAACCCCAGGTCTTGGGCCTGGGCTTTGAGGTGTTCTGGCCCATCTTGGGGATGGGTTTGTAGACTGTTGGCGCTAATGGCGACAATACCGACGCCCTGGGGGCCGTAGTCTTGGCCAATGCGGGCTAGCTCTTGCTCGACATGCTTAACAAAGGGGCAATGGCGGCAGATAAACATCACCAGCAGCGCCGGGGCATCGGCAAAGGTGCCCAAGGTGATGGTTTCGCCGCTAACCACATCTTTGAGTTCAAAATGGGGGGCAGCGGTGCCGAGGGGCAGCATGGTAGATTCCACCATAGCCATGGGTTGAGTCTCCAGGGTGAGTTTTCTTTATCGTACCGAGGGATTTGGCTATGACCGACACCACCCTAACCGGCATTCGCAACTACCTAGAAATTTCGCCCACTCTAGGCACCGCCGGACAGCCCACCGCAGAGCAGTTTAAGGCGGTAGCTGACGCGGGCTACACCGTCGTGATCAACCTGGCGCTGTCTACTTCAGATCACGCTCTCCCCAGCGAGGCAGAATTGGTCAAAAGCCTCGGCATGACCCACTTTCACATTCCGGTGGTGTGGGAGGCCCCCACCCCTGGGGACCTAGAGATTTTTTTTAAGGTCATGGAGCGCAACCGCGACTTCAAAACCCTCGTCCACTGCGCCCTCAACATGCGCGTCTCGGCCTTTGTTTACCTCTACCGCGTACTTCGTCAGGGCGTTGACGAATCGGCTGCCCGCGCTGATCTGCACCGCATCTGGCAGCCCGACTCTACCTGGCAGGCTTTTATTGACCAATCTATGGCCTGATCGCCCGCATCTTTCACCCTGCCTTACCCTACCCCTCAGCCCCCAGCCTCCCCTAAACTATCTCTATGGCAAAAGAGACGGCACAAGAAACCCACTACCAAACCCTCGATATTGACGAGGCGGCGACTCAGGCAGAGATTAAACAGGCCTATCGCCGTCTTGCTAAGCAATATCACCCCGACAGCAAGAGCGATCAGGCGTCGCACGATCGCATCGCCCGGATCAACACCGCCTACGAGGTGATTGGGGACCCGTCGCGGCGCACGGTTTACGACCAGCAGCGCCAGGGGTTTGCCGCCGCCGACCCGGTCGAGAGCGCCGCCAACCGAGCCAAGCGCACCGCCGATATGCAGGAGGTATATCGCTATGCGCGGGAGGCCACCCAGTCGTCTGAGGCGCGGGAAGATGCCTGGCTGAAGCTGGTCTATGGCCCGGTAGATCGGCTGTTGGGCAAAATTATGTCGCCGCTGCGCACCGAAATTCGCAAGCTGTCGGCGGATCCCTTCGACGATGAGCTGATGGAGGGGTTTATGGCTTACTTAGAGCAGGGGCGCACCTGGCTGGGGCAGGCCCAGGGCAAGTTTAATTCGATGGCGAACCCAGCGAGTACGGCGGGGGTGGCGGCGGATGTGTACCACTGCCTGGGGCTGCTAGAAGACGGGCTGGATGAGTTCGATCGCTTCACCATGAGCTATGAGGAGAGCTATATCCATACTGGGACGGAGCTGTTTCGGCGGGTGAAGTTGCTGCGGGCCGAGGCGAAGGAACGGGTGAAGCGGTTGGTGTAGGGTAATCCCCCGTAGGGGCAAACGGTCGTTTGCCCTCGCTAGGTTTTTGCTATTCATTACCCTATGGATGATTGTGGATAGGGGTGGTTGGTAAAAAGCCAAGCTTACCGCTGGGGACATTTCGATTGTCCCCAGACCCCCTCGACCAGGGCCGTGCCGCCGCCCTGGACCCAACGGAAAGGAGGGATCGATGGGCCAGTTTAAACCTCTGTTCTGCGAATCGGCTTGTGGGCAACTGCAATCGGTCTTAGCCATCTCGTAGAGTGCATAACGCTAAGGCGAGGCTGCGCCAACGCGAAGCAATGCACCATTCCATGCAGCGATGCACCATTCTAAGGGATTTCCCACAACGGAACAGACATGAACCAAGGATGGGTTTACCACGATCGCATCACCCCCACCGAAGCCGGTCTTTCCGTCCTCGACTTCTACAGCAATCGTTACAGGCACTCTAGCCGGGCAAAATGGCGCGATCGCATTCTATCGGACCAAATTCGCCGCAACGGTATTCCTCTAACCCCCGACGATCGCCTTCAGGCTGGGCAAACGCTAGCCTATCACCGGCCACCGTGGAAGGAACCGGAAGCGCCCCTGGAGTTTGAGATCCTGTATGAGGATGAGGATTTGATGGCGATCGCTAAGCCGTCGGGTCTGCCGGTGCTCCCCGGCGGGGGCTTTCTCACCCATACGCTGCTGCACCAGCTTAGGCTGCGCTATCCAGAGAATCCGCCTATTCCGGTGCATCGGCTGGGGCGGGGCACGTCGGGGGTAATGGTGCTGGGGCGATCGCCCCTGGCGCGATCGGTGCTGAGCCGCCAACTGCGCGACTCGACGGCAACGGCCCACACCCCCCAGGCCACACACCCTATTCGCAAAACCTACCGAGCGCTGATCGGAGCCAGCGATCTACCCGATACGTTCACCCTCACCACCCCCATCGGCAAGATCGATCACCCTGCCCTCGGCTATGTGTACGGGGCCTCACCCACTGGCTTACCGGCCTACAGCGACGGCAACGTCATCCAGCGCAACCCAGACTCCACCCTGGTGGAAGTTACCATTCGCACGGGGCGGCCGCACCAAATTCGCATTCACCTAGCGGCGGCAGGGTTTCCGCTCGTCGGGGATCCACTCTACGGGGTCGGCGGCCTACCGCTGCCGATTGAACCTGCTGAAAATGGCAGAGTCCCTGTTCCCGGCGACATTGGCTATCATCTGCACGCCTACCGGCTAGAGCTGCCCCACCCCCGCACCCAGAAGCTTTTGCAAATTCTCTGTCCTGCGCCCCCTGCATTACAGACTCCTGAGCCAACGTTTTAGGTTATGGATAACTTTGCTCAAGCTTTGGACACTGTAGTTGCCTGCTACAGAAGTTTTGGCTACCCACAATTTGGTTGGGCAAACGCCGTTTGCCCCTACATGAGCTGACTGTGCTCGGCTAGTATGGGCTACCCACATACCCGCCCACCCGCCTACTTACCCACTCACCCACAGGGCCGCACCATCAACAACTGCTCTGCCTGGGTAAAGCCATATTTCTTGTAAAAGGGCTGCATCTCGGGGGTGCAGAATAGCTGAATGCACTCTACCTGAGCGAGCTGTGGGTGAGTAGTTACCTGCTCGATCAGCTTTGCCCCCAGACCCTGCCCCCGGTAGTCTGCCGCCACAATTACATCGAACACGATCGCTCGATACACCCAGTCGGTCAGCACCCGGCAGAAGCCCGCCAGCCGCTGCGCCTCGTCATCCCACAGGCCAAACAGTAGGTCGCTATTGCTGAGCAGAGTAGGCACATCGACTAAGGCGCGGTCTTTGCTCCACCACTCTTGTAAATACATCTGGTGCAGTTGCTCAACCTGGGCCGAAGTGAGTTGGTGAATGAGGTTGAGCATAGGGAGATTGCGATTGTTTACGGTTCGGTTACCCTGACCCAGCGACGTAGGGAAAAGGCTACGATCAAGGGGTAGCAACGATGCAAGACCTATCTTACTGCCGATGGCGAGAGCCGACGCTACCGATACAGTAATAGGTATAAATGCGTTGGCATTCCTCTTCTTAGCAGAGCACACGCGAGATGGGATGCGATCGCAGACTACTACTAGCCAAGGCTCCTAGCGCGAGCCATTTGGCACCGACTTATCCACAACGGAGGACACCTCCATGAAACTCTCTCTCCTGACCGGGGCCGCAGTGGCTATTCCTTTAGCCATTACCATGCCCGCTCTCGCCGAAAACCCGGCCCACGTGCAGCGGCTGTTAGAAACCAACCTTTGCCAAGGTTGTGATCTATCGGGCGCTGATCTAACCCAGGCCCACCTGATTGGGGCCGACCTGCGCGATGCCAATTTGCAAGGGGCCACCCTGGTCGAAGCCAACCTGGAAGGGGCTGACCTCAGCCGCGCCGATCTGACCGGGGCGAACATGACCAGTTCCTTTTTGACCAACGCCCTCCTCGAAGACGCCACCCTAGACGAAGCAAACTTGACTGAAGCGCACATCTACTTTGTCGATGTCACGGGCGCTTCGCTGCTCGATGCCAATTTGACCGGGGCAGATGTGGTGGGCACCCCCATCAGCGTCGGTGGTGACTAGGAATTTATTAGATAAAGCATTGGTGGGTCGGGTGGCGCGATCGCTGCACCCAACCCACCAGTTCAAGCTCAATAGACCATTAGTGGTCAGCCCAGACTCGTAGTTTTCGGGCATAGAGCGCTGGGCGAAGAATGTAACATTCTTCGCCCCATTTTTTGCTCTCTGTTATGAAGGGGGCTATAGCTGTGGTCATCTAGGTTAGGACAGAGCCGTCATTCCCGTGGCAACGGGAATCCACTAGCCTGTAATTGCTCTCGAATGGATTCCCGCCTACGCGGGAATCATACTGAATCCTGAACGAATACCCCCGATTTGTAGGGGCGTAGCATGCTACGCCCCTATGGGGTTCCTGGATTATGAATCGGGGTTGTCTGACTCGGATTTGGGATTAGACAGGGATCGTCACAAGCAAAATGTCCTAATGATATTGGCTATGGCGATACTTGCAGAAGGCTACTTAAGCGACTCCTAAAAACTTTCTCCCTAATGGTGGGCAGTGCCCACCCTTGTATCTTTAGAGGTGTGTGGCAGACCGTCCCACCCTAGGTTGTCCAAAACCGAACGTAGCATGGGTCGCTGCACACCTCTGAAGTTAACTCGCAAAATCGCCAGGAGCTTAGACTCCGTATCGAGCAAGGACGAGTGATGTCAGATTAACCTCCTACACGGGTGGATACAACCATGACTGAACTATCACAAGCGCATCAATGGGTTGGCATTGACGTATCCAAGCGCACCTTAGATGTGTACGTCCGTCCACTTGGATTAAGCGTTCAGGTGGCCAACAGTGACTCTGGTTTAAGAGAGTTGCTACAGGCGTTAACGGCGTTTCGTCGCGAGACGAGTCTGATTGTGCTGGAAGCGACCGGGGGCTATCAAGCCCTGGCGGCGCGAACGTTGATGGCGGAGGGCTGGCCCGCCGTTGTGGTGAATCCACGTCAAGTGCGTGATTTTGCCCGGGCCACGGGGCGCATGGCTAAAACAGACAAAATTGATGCCGAGGTGTTGGCTCACTTTGCCGATGCCATCCGTCCAGAGGTACGGGCGATGGCGAGTGAGGCCAGTCAACACCTTCAAGACCTCGTCACGCGACGGCAGCAACTCGTCGAGATGATGAGTGCCGAAAAAGCCCGGCAACGCTCAGCACGAGCCAGGACGGGTCAGAGCATTGAGCAGCATATTGACTGGCTCAAGCAACAGATCCAAGACCTCGATACCCAGATTGAGCAGCTCATCGCCCAGAGCGATCAGTGGCAGCGCACCCGCGAGATCCTCACCAGTGTGCCGGGTATTGGGGCTGTGACGACGGGGCTCCTCTTGGCCTCACTCCCCGAGTTAGGACAGATCTCAGCGAAGCGCCTAGCCAGCTTGTGTGGCCTCGCCCCGTTCAACCGCGATAGCGGCCAGATGCGGGGTAAGCGGATGATTAGCGGCGGTCGAGCCACCGTGCGCACAGGCCTCTACATGGCCGCGTTAGTCGCCACTCGCCATAATCCGGTCATTCGCGATTACTACCAGCGCCTGCTGCAGCGGGGAAAACTCAAAAAGGTTGCCCTGGTGGCCTGCATGCACAAACTGGTGATTATTCTCAATGCCATGGTAGAACATGACACCCTCTGGCAGGCTCCGGCTTGCTCCCTGCCCGCCGCCACATAAGGAACAGCAAGACTCTGTCTGATGCAGGCAGGGCTCCTGGCTTGATTTCCGCTGCCATCCCGCCGAGGCTAATCGCATAGCAGGATGAGCTTGACAAAGAAGATAATCGCTACGGTGGCTATAGTCGCCGGATACAGTGGGAGATTCTTTTCTAGAAATCTCCTTATACAAAGGCTAGCGCTGGGTTCTCTCACCGTGGGTGAGCAACTGCTCGATCGCAGTTAACCGGTGCTGCCACGATCGCAGTCGGTAGCCGCTATTTGTCGTGTCAACTAGCACGCCATTGCTGAGGGGGCCGCGCACGCGGGTCAGGCCAGCTTTAACAGTCTCTAGATTGCGTCGCGAGGGCTCTTGAGATAGGGTTTCAAACCCGTTGCCCAGGTCGTTCACTGCGCTAACCCAGGTTTCCAGGCTGCCGCGATCCATCCACAGGCGATTTTGAGTCAATAGCCAGTTCCATTCGCGCTGAAGGGCGGCATAGCGGCTCGCCGCCATGGCGTAGGGGGTGGTGGGGCCAGGCGAACGGCGGCCCTGGGTCTGGGCCAGTACGCGGTTGAGTTCAGTATTGAAATCGGCGACGGCAAATAGCGCATAGCCGGGGGTGGGTAGGTCGCGGCTGGCCTGCATCTGGTCCATGGTGGCTGCATTCGACAAGTTGAGTAGGCGAATGCCCGGTATCACCAGGGTAGAGCCGAAGGATTCATTCACCAGCCAGGGCTGCACGAGGCGTTCGAAACGGCTAGTGTCGCCCGCGTAGCTCATTAATACAATCCAGTCGAGGTAGTTGGCTCGCGCCCAGGTGCCCCAATCTTGCTGAATGCGCTGATGGCGATCGTGCTCGGGGTTGGCAAATACCGCCGCCGACATTACTAGACCGGGGCGCTGTCGCCGCAGGGTGCTAGAGATAGTCTCCACAAACGAGGTCACCTGCTGCATACGAAACTCAGTCCAGCGCTCCGACAGCACCTGCTGCTGAATCTGCTGGTTGCGATCGAGGCCAGGGGCGCGAGGGTTGAGGGTGATCGGGTCTACGCCAGTAAGGGTTTGGAACCGCCAGCGGGCGACTTCGCCATAGCCGTAGGTACGGTTGGCCCCAGGGTCTTGAAAGGGATAGCGAATGTAGTCGAGGTGCAGGCCATCGACCTCGTACTGGGTGGCAATTTCGGTCATCAGCCGGGTGAGGTAGCTGCGCACCTCGGGGTTGGCAGGGTCTAAGAAGGGCTTGTCTTGACCACGGGGGATGGGGTTGCCGCTATTGTCGGCGGCGGCCCAGCTGGGGTGGCGTGAGATGAGCGGCCCAAGGTAGTTGGCAGGCTGGTTGAGCAGGCGGTTGTGGCGCTGGTTGCCAGCGGCAAAGACCCACACCCAGGCGTGCAGGGTCATGCCCCGCTGGTGGGCCAGTTCAACAGCGGCGGCCAGCGGATCCCAACCCTGAGTTAAAGGGTTTTGCTCAGGGGCTACCTGGCTGGGGTAGATGGTATAGCCTGCATTCACGGTTTCAAAGAAGACCGTGTTGATACCAGCGGCGGCCAATTTGTCGAAGACTTCGCTCAATCCCTGGGGTGACTTGGCCTGCACAATGGTGCCGCGATCGAGCCACA is a genomic window of Nodosilinea sp. E11 containing:
- a CDS encoding type II toxin-antitoxin system RelE/ParE family toxin, with product MSYEILLKPAAKRQLKKLPGAVQRELIALIERLSQDPRPPGCKKLKGRQSQYRVRLGDYRVIYSIEEMALVVRIIKVGHRRDIYEEP
- a CDS encoding ACT domain-containing protein, whose amino-acid sequence is MAGETDLTQLLKTMQPRLREGEYVFCTLPNTILYPPHLDPVGYFKEDEGLTLMVLKPQADAAGLSYTAVFALITLAVHSSLEAVGFMAAIATHLASHGISVNPVSAFYHDHLFVPVKDADRAIALLQSLTDSACSQSPA
- a CDS encoding COR domain-containing protein, which encodes MSSQSRGFLASPEGLELLQAAKAERGWTFAAIAEQAGVSADTVSRLFHPERGKQVSGESVRAIAGVLGVDVDAIVPEGEWPNVERLIQEALEGGITELDLSGSKLTFVPESIGQLVNLTALYLSRNQLVKIPESLGQLTNLTILFLDQNRLNTIPKELGNLVSLTVLSVDQNRLNTIPKELGNLVNLTVLSLDRNRLTTIPKELGQLANLRKLYLAHNKLTRMPKELIYLTNLTELYLHSNKYLRLSIEVLGPTWSEVVRGEKAANAQDILNYYFRVLAELTPLNEAKLILVGFGTVGKTSLVNRLIHKSFDPKSAKTEGIQITKWPMCLNGSEDIKLHVWDFGGQEIMHSTHQFFLTERSLYLLVLNGRQGHEDADAEYWLELIQSFGGSSPIIVVLNKIQEHPFDVNRGALQQKFPNIREFIATDCETGQGIDHLRVAIERETDALEHLRDPFPASWVTIKDRLADMKANYISFEQYRDICQADGETDYGAQDSLAVHLHSLGIALNYKDDPRLRDTHVLNPHWVTNGIYTLLNADELAHTKGELEAASLSRNLDPQNYPAERHGFLLELMRKFELCFRFEEDEHRYLIPDLLDKQQPAAAAEFDPAECLNFRYEYPILPEGLLPRFIVRTHVLSEHQLRWRTGVILTFEGNRALVKADPQDRCVSISVAGPGASRRRLLAVIRSDFERIHRSFKFTPKELVPVPGHPAVAVDYKELLVREEHRQTSFDVFTGDGLLTLTVRDLLNGVDLEGTRPLTTAMERHSQALRLFFSYSHKDDLLREQLETHLKLLQRQGLIQPWHDRRILPGDDWAGEIDDNLNRADIILLLVSADFIASDYCYDIEMTRAMERHEAGEARVIPIILRPVDWRGTPFNKLSWLPQNGEPVVQWENRDAAWLNVETGIKRVIESKLSR
- a CDS encoding thioredoxin family protein, whose product is MAMVESTMLPLGTAAPHFELKDVVSGETITLGTFADAPALLVMFICRHCPFVKHVEQELARIGQDYGPQGVGIVAISANSLQTHPQDGPEHLKAQAQDLGFTFPYCFDETQAIAKAYTAACTPDFFVFDQAKTLAYRGQLDDSRPGNDVPVTGHDLRAALDAVLAAKAMPGHQKPSIGCNIKWTPGNEPDYFG
- a CDS encoding protein tyrosine phosphatase family protein: MTDTTLTGIRNYLEISPTLGTAGQPTAEQFKAVADAGYTVVINLALSTSDHALPSEAELVKSLGMTHFHIPVVWEAPTPGDLEIFFKVMERNRDFKTLVHCALNMRVSAFVYLYRVLRQGVDESAARADLHRIWQPDSTWQAFIDQSMA
- a CDS encoding J domain-containing protein, with product MAKETAQETHYQTLDIDEAATQAEIKQAYRRLAKQYHPDSKSDQASHDRIARINTAYEVIGDPSRRTVYDQQRQGFAAADPVESAANRAKRTADMQEVYRYAREATQSSEAREDAWLKLVYGPVDRLLGKIMSPLRTEIRKLSADPFDDELMEGFMAYLEQGRTWLGQAQGKFNSMANPASTAGVAADVYHCLGLLEDGLDEFDRFTMSYEESYIHTGTELFRRVKLLRAEAKERVKRLV
- a CDS encoding RluA family pseudouridine synthase; this translates as MNQGWVYHDRITPTEAGLSVLDFYSNRYRHSSRAKWRDRILSDQIRRNGIPLTPDDRLQAGQTLAYHRPPWKEPEAPLEFEILYEDEDLMAIAKPSGLPVLPGGGFLTHTLLHQLRLRYPENPPIPVHRLGRGTSGVMVLGRSPLARSVLSRQLRDSTATAHTPQATHPIRKTYRALIGASDLPDTFTLTTPIGKIDHPALGYVYGASPTGLPAYSDGNVIQRNPDSTLVEVTIRTGRPHQIRIHLAAAGFPLVGDPLYGVGGLPLPIEPAENGRVPVPGDIGYHLHAYRLELPHPRTQKLLQILCPAPPALQTPEPTF
- a CDS encoding GNAT family N-acetyltransferase → MLNLIHQLTSAQVEQLHQMYLQEWWSKDRALVDVPTLLSNSDLLFGLWDDEAQRLAGFCRVLTDWVYRAIVFDVIVAADYRGQGLGAKLIEQVTTHPQLAQVECIQLFCTPEMQPFYKKYGFTQAEQLLMVRPCG
- a CDS encoding pentapeptide repeat-containing protein — protein: MKLSLLTGAAVAIPLAITMPALAENPAHVQRLLETNLCQGCDLSGADLTQAHLIGADLRDANLQGATLVEANLEGADLSRADLTGANMTSSFLTNALLEDATLDEANLTEAHIYFVDVTGASLLDANLTGADVVGTPISVGGD
- a CDS encoding IS110 family transposase; amino-acid sequence: MTELSQAHQWVGIDVSKRTLDVYVRPLGLSVQVANSDSGLRELLQALTAFRRETSLIVLEATGGYQALAARTLMAEGWPAVVVNPRQVRDFARATGRMAKTDKIDAEVLAHFADAIRPEVRAMASEASQHLQDLVTRRQQLVEMMSAEKARQRSARARTGQSIEQHIDWLKQQIQDLDTQIEQLIAQSDQWQRTREILTSVPGIGAVTTGLLLASLPELGQISAKRLASLCGLAPFNRDSGQMRGKRMISGGRATVRTGLYMAALVATRHNPVIRDYYQRLLQRGKLKKVALVACMHKLVIILNAMVEHDTLWQAPACSLPAAT